In Carnobacterium sp. CP1, the following are encoded in one genomic region:
- a CDS encoding phage head-tail connector protein, whose translation MEKYDSDKQFEILLRRYKEIKKLSDEAELLRDDFNDAEQEALNYCNRTDPAIGMATSIRDLAKLRFNQRDVEGETSRSEGGVSQSFEEGIPKKIRSQLNGYRVARARKLS comes from the coding sequence TTGGAAAAATATGACTCAGATAAACAGTTTGAGATCTTATTGAGACGTTATAAAGAAATCAAGAAACTATCAGATGAAGCTGAATTGTTACGAGATGATTTTAACGATGCAGAGCAAGAAGCTCTAAACTACTGCAATCGAACAGATCCTGCCATCGGAATGGCTACTAGTATTCGAGACTTAGCTAAACTGCGATTTAACCAAAGAGATGTTGAAGGAGAGACGTCACGGTCAGAAGGTGGCGTCTCTCAATCTTTTGAAGAAGGGATCCCTAAGAAGATTCGTAGTCAATTGAACGGCTATCGTGTAGCGAGAGCGAGGAAACTTTCATGA
- a CDS encoding RyR domain-containing protein, whose amino-acid sequence MEIKQIAKVCHNVNKAYCESIGDDTQTTWEEAPNWQQKSAVSGVLFHLENDVTPEQSHENWLKDKVEDGWVYGDTKDVELKTHPCIVPYDDLPIEQRTKDFLFKAVVDSL is encoded by the coding sequence ATGGAAATCAAACAAATTGCTAAAGTTTGTCACAACGTCAACAAAGCGTATTGCGAATCGATTGGTGATGATACTCAAACTACATGGGAAGAAGCACCGAACTGGCAACAGAAAAGCGCTGTTAGTGGGGTTTTGTTTCATTTAGAAAACGATGTAACTCCAGAACAATCACATGAAAATTGGCTAAAAGATAAAGTTGAAGACGGTTGGGTTTATGGAGATACAAAAGATGTGGAATTAAAAACTCATCCTTGTATCGTTCCTTATGATGATTTACCAATTGAACAACGTACGAAAGATTTTCTATTTAAAGCTGTAGTTGATTCACTCTAG
- a CDS encoding phage tail tube protein: MKKQLLHSTGLKKMNIQLFADDPAGLLSKGTTLGYKPTGGGAGEYTTIDEVTSIPDIGSEPERVDVTTLADSNRKYIKGLQDQDNLTFAAVYRKTVFNTLKAAEKLDTVYDWKITYPDGTSFTFTGSFSTIYSGAEINGALAFSIVVVVSKGPDFVPAP, from the coding sequence ATGAAAAAACAACTATTACACAGCACAGGGTTAAAAAAAATGAACATTCAATTATTCGCTGATGATCCTGCAGGTCTGTTATCAAAAGGAACAACATTAGGCTACAAACCAACCGGTGGAGGAGCTGGAGAATACACAACTATTGATGAAGTAACTTCTATTCCAGATATCGGTTCAGAACCAGAACGTGTAGATGTCACGACTCTTGCGGATTCTAACCGTAAATACATTAAAGGGTTGCAAGACCAAGACAACTTAACTTTTGCAGCCGTTTATCGTAAGACTGTTTTTAACACATTAAAAGCAGCTGAAAAACTAGACACTGTGTATGACTGGAAAATCACTTACCCAGACGGCACTTCATTCACATTCACTGGTAGCTTCTCAACAATCTATAGCGGTGCAGAAATCAACGGAGCTTTAGCGTTCTCTATTGTTGTCGTTGTTTCTAAAGGGCCTGACTTTGTGCCTGCACCCTAA
- a CDS encoding DUF4145 domain-containing protein: MAIIPDNIYKYNDYDSGREWYKTIQLRSRKFTCANCSSYVASDEGYAKEHLNDYDGGISPGSSLVYGIYLCPHCDFPTYFTENNVQFPMPSFGKEIADLPEDIDYLYNEARSSFSAAAFTGAVLLSRKALSNIAIHFGAEDGKRFAFYVEFLDNNGYIPKNSKAWVDKIRKMGNDATHKKEAKTKEEAETTLKFLEMLLVINFEYLKEDL, encoded by the coding sequence ATGGCAATAATTCCAGACAATATATACAAATATAATGATTACGATTCTGGTCGAGAATGGTACAAAACAATTCAACTGAGATCAAGAAAATTCACTTGTGCTAATTGTAGTTCCTATGTTGCTTCTGATGAAGGGTATGCAAAAGAGCATCTTAATGATTACGATGGTGGAATATCTCCAGGTAGTTCGCTAGTTTACGGGATATATTTGTGTCCGCATTGTGATTTTCCAACCTATTTCACCGAAAATAACGTACAGTTTCCGATGCCAAGTTTCGGAAAAGAAATAGCTGATTTACCTGAAGATATAGATTATCTTTATAATGAAGCACGGAGTTCTTTCTCTGCTGCGGCATTTACAGGGGCTGTATTACTATCGAGAAAAGCCTTATCAAATATAGCAATCCATTTTGGTGCTGAAGACGGAAAGCGTTTTGCTTTCTATGTTGAATTTTTAGATAATAATGGATATATTCCTAAAAATTCGAAAGCATGGGTTGATAAAATTAGGAAAATGGGAAACGATGCCACGCATAAGAAAGAGGCAAAAACGAAAGAAGAAGCAGAAACAACTTTAAAGTTTTTAGAAATGCTACTAGTAATAAATTTTGAATATTTAAAAGAAGACCTCTAA
- a CDS encoding major capsid protein, with product MKKNKYFQINLQRFAAKSILDLFNQKEVLDYTRNRELPVLLGETLFPARKTQSLELEQITGGGSSPIIASVHAFDTESEIGSRQASKATLELALIKRKMQLKEKDIIALENPRTPAEQQYLMSQVFNDLDVLVRGVNARTELMRMEVLANGKIKINENGLDATIDYNVPADHKEALSGTDLWTDPLAKPLEDIDRWIEAMDTTPTRALTSKKVLNALLRHPQVKASVFGSDTGKVLTRAELDAFMQSNGMPVIRTYDEKYRKQNKDGSYTKARYFPENKFVMFNDDLLGETIYGPTAEEIRLSRDPSIDTSLVGNVFTAVYEEGADPVSTWEKAVTVALPSFAAADEVFQAQPIA from the coding sequence ATGAAGAAAAACAAGTATTTTCAAATTAATTTACAACGTTTTGCTGCAAAAAGTATTTTAGACTTATTTAACCAAAAGGAAGTGCTGGACTATACACGTAATCGTGAATTACCTGTATTACTTGGTGAAACCTTATTCCCCGCACGTAAAACACAAAGTTTAGAACTAGAGCAAATCACTGGTGGAGGAAGCTCACCAATTATTGCTTCTGTACATGCGTTTGATACTGAATCTGAAATTGGTTCTCGTCAAGCTTCTAAGGCAACGCTTGAACTGGCGCTGATCAAACGTAAGATGCAGTTAAAAGAAAAAGATATCATTGCTTTAGAAAACCCTCGTACACCGGCAGAACAACAATATTTAATGAGTCAAGTATTTAATGACTTAGATGTATTGGTCCGTGGAGTAAATGCCCGTACAGAGTTAATGCGTATGGAAGTATTAGCTAACGGTAAAATTAAAATCAATGAAAATGGCTTAGATGCAACCATTGACTATAATGTGCCAGCTGATCATAAAGAAGCATTGTCTGGTACAGATTTATGGACAGATCCCCTAGCTAAACCTTTGGAAGACATTGATCGTTGGATTGAAGCGATGGATACAACTCCAACTCGTGCTTTGACATCTAAAAAGGTATTGAATGCTTTGTTACGCCATCCTCAAGTGAAAGCTTCTGTATTTGGTAGCGATACTGGCAAAGTATTGACTCGTGCTGAATTAGACGCATTTATGCAATCTAACGGAATGCCGGTCATCCGCACTTATGATGAAAAATACCGGAAACAAAACAAAGACGGCAGCTATACAAAAGCTCGCTACTTCCCTGAAAACAAATTCGTTATGTTTAATGATGATTTGTTGGGAGAAACAATCTATGGACCTACAGCAGAAGAAATTCGCTTGTCCCGTGATCCGTCGATTGACACTAGCTTAGTCGGAAATGTCTTTACTGCTGTTTATGAAGAAGGTGCTGACCCAGTATCAACTTGGGAAAAAGCTGTTACTGTCGCTCTACCATCATTTGCAGCTGCTGACGAAGTATTCCAAGCACAACCAATTGCTTAA
- a CDS encoding minor capsid protein, with amino-acid sequence MAKKKKKLPYWDRRAVDQDIKVHEELNVVENKIMRSYQKAQSYLTDEVKKIYRRYLAKTDLSEADVKQILNTSASPNEIAELSSLIKTVKNLDVKEQMQNYLTGLAVKSRISRLEDLKAKSYLVSKQVADVQLSRSTDYYIDVIKEAYNQASAEAIIGKSESALRLYDDGRYPTYTFNDKYSFIVLRDSETNKKIKTIKLKDDKDIPEFKEMSTKQVRNVLDTNWQGSNYSKRIWSDTDLLAKKLEELFTVEAMTGMSERDMVKEIQKVFDVSRGVARRLIRTEANYMAGQGKLKGWIAQGVEYYVIVATLDLRTSKICQDQDGKRYKVSEAKVGVNYCPFHPFCRSVARAWFNEKTLSGKRFANDPITGKRFEISHADSYKKWEQMLIDQHGKEDLKLVRKKVKNFNTDLAQLNRYKSVIGAENIPKTLDDFQDMKYNEGNNYTELKSLYRDVKWQKDAFSNSYTKSENKVPFTSVPNSVADELLSDGIVKQRRFYGKTGQPRFDIDYTDHGNPKHHKIVPHIHDWTSYERKTGQLTTKRENNLRELSTAEKIVEDWSEKNGNNG; translated from the coding sequence ATGGCTAAAAAGAAAAAGAAGCTACCTTACTGGGATAGACGTGCAGTTGATCAAGACATAAAGGTTCATGAAGAATTGAACGTTGTTGAAAACAAGATTATGAGGTCCTATCAAAAAGCTCAGTCTTATTTAACGGATGAAGTCAAAAAGATATATCGACGTTACCTTGCTAAAACCGATTTATCAGAGGCAGATGTTAAACAGATATTAAACACTTCAGCTAGCCCAAATGAAATTGCAGAATTAAGTTCTCTGATCAAAACTGTAAAGAACTTAGATGTTAAAGAACAAATGCAAAACTATTTAACCGGGTTAGCAGTAAAGAGCCGTATCAGCCGTTTAGAAGACTTGAAGGCAAAGTCTTACCTAGTATCGAAACAAGTAGCAGACGTACAACTTAGTCGCTCTACTGACTATTATATTGACGTTATTAAAGAAGCTTATAACCAAGCTAGTGCTGAAGCGATCATTGGTAAGTCTGAATCAGCTTTAAGATTATACGATGATGGCCGATACCCAACTTATACATTCAATGATAAATATTCATTTATTGTTCTCAGAGATTCTGAAACGAATAAGAAAATTAAAACGATTAAACTTAAAGATGACAAAGACATTCCAGAATTCAAGGAAATGTCTACTAAGCAAGTCCGGAACGTTCTTGATACAAACTGGCAAGGATCTAACTATTCTAAACGAATTTGGAGTGATACGGATCTACTAGCAAAAAAACTGGAAGAACTTTTTACTGTTGAAGCAATGACAGGTATGTCTGAAAGAGATATGGTTAAAGAGATTCAAAAGGTTTTTGACGTTTCTAGGGGTGTAGCTCGTCGTTTGATTAGAACTGAAGCAAACTATATGGCTGGCCAAGGAAAGCTTAAAGGTTGGATAGCACAAGGCGTTGAGTATTATGTCATTGTGGCTACGTTAGACTTAAGGACTTCAAAGATATGTCAGGATCAAGATGGAAAGCGATATAAAGTATCTGAAGCGAAAGTTGGCGTTAACTATTGCCCATTCCATCCTTTTTGCCGCTCAGTTGCAAGAGCTTGGTTTAACGAGAAGACGTTAAGCGGGAAACGATTCGCTAACGATCCAATAACCGGGAAACGATTTGAGATATCTCATGCAGATTCGTACAAAAAATGGGAACAAATGCTAATTGATCAGCATGGAAAAGAAGACCTAAAGCTTGTCAGAAAGAAAGTTAAGAACTTCAATACTGATTTAGCACAACTTAATCGATATAAATCAGTAATTGGAGCGGAAAACATACCTAAAACATTAGATGATTTTCAAGATATGAAGTATAATGAAGGTAATAACTATACTGAATTAAAGAGCCTATATCGTGATGTGAAGTGGCAAAAAGATGCTTTTTCTAATTCATATACAAAATCAGAAAACAAAGTACCTTTTACTTCTGTACCAAATTCTGTTGCAGATGAACTGCTGTCAGACGGAATAGTAAAACAAAGAAGGTTTTATGGTAAAACAGGGCAACCTAGGTTTGATATTGATTATACGGATCACGGAAATCCTAAACATCATAAAATTGTGCCACATATTCATGATTGGACGTCATACGAAAGAAAGACTGGCCAACTAACAACAAAAAGAGAAAATAATTTAAGGGAATTAAGCACTGCAGAAAAAATAGTAGAGGATTGGAGTGAGAAAAATGGCAACAATGGATGA
- a CDS encoding DUF4355 domain-containing protein, translating to MPKMSLKESLLNSKNLMPLKLQLFAEGDDPGADAGNNGGEGELGGGDPGSNGEGGEPLTFASEAERDSYLDKRTAKAIETAKVKWEAEKATAIEAAKTEAEKLAQMTADQKAEHTEQERLKKINEREADITRRELRAQSLEKLAEKELPKELIDVVVFTDADSCNASIDAIEKAFRKSVEDGVNKRLAQSADVPGSGNTSTTISQGEAMAKQLNEQSKPATKSFWD from the coding sequence ATGCCAAAAATGTCTTTAAAAGAAAGTTTATTAAACAGTAAAAATTTGATGCCTTTAAAACTCCAACTATTTGCTGAAGGTGATGATCCTGGAGCGGATGCAGGAAACAATGGCGGTGAAGGAGAATTAGGCGGAGGTGATCCGGGATCTAATGGAGAAGGTGGCGAACCTTTAACATTTGCTTCAGAAGCTGAACGTGATAGTTATTTGGATAAGCGTACAGCGAAGGCTATTGAGACAGCTAAAGTGAAATGGGAAGCAGAAAAAGCAACAGCAATTGAAGCTGCTAAAACTGAAGCTGAAAAACTAGCACAAATGACAGCTGATCAAAAGGCTGAGCATACAGAGCAAGAACGATTAAAGAAAATCAATGAACGAGAAGCAGACATCACTCGTCGTGAATTGCGTGCTCAATCATTAGAAAAATTAGCTGAAAAGGAATTACCAAAAGAATTGATCGATGTTGTCGTGTTTACAGATGCAGATTCTTGTAATGCTTCTATTGATGCTATTGAGAAAGCATTTCGTAAATCAGTTGAAGATGGCGTAAATAAACGGTTAGCACAATCAGCAGATGTACCAGGTTCTGGGAACACAAGCACTACTATTAGCCAAGGTGAAGCAATGGCCAAGCAATTAAACGAACAATCAAAACCAGCAACTAAATCATTTTGGGATTAA
- a CDS encoding phage portal protein: MAIAIDRELAGDIDNPSTDVLKYCIDQHQKELERLQKLSDYYDGKHDVLERTLDNENAKNSKVMVNNAKYVTDMNVGFLVGNPISYSSGKDKNIDPVLEVYEEMDVVSHDTELEKDLSVFGVGLELLYLRKVPGKENETEIRIKVIDPRGVFLVTDDTIEKNSLFAVHYYEKFDLAGKSTGWLLNIYTPKNIISRKVKDLALSGMTLVKAIPQYFNGVQVIEYRNNEEKQGDFEQAITLIDALNVLQSDRISDKEAFIDALLIIYGFTLEGSVKDGLIEAPGKGEDGADAEWLTKTFDESQVQILSKSIEDSIHKVTYVPNMNDENFAGNISGEAMKYKLFGLLQLMSIKSRYMTKGLRQRLQLVASMLNIKGGNVDISGAKIKIKPNLPINTSDIIDQIVKAIDILPLETLLSWLPDIDDPGEEIKKLIEQKKQNIELANKMGGQGASHDNLDDEPEEDEDEVSED, encoded by the coding sequence ATGGCGATAGCAATTGATAGAGAACTGGCAGGAGACATCGACAATCCTTCTACAGATGTTTTAAAGTACTGTATAGATCAGCATCAAAAAGAATTAGAACGACTTCAAAAACTATCAGATTATTATGATGGTAAGCATGATGTTCTAGAACGAACGCTAGATAATGAAAATGCAAAGAATAGTAAAGTGATGGTAAATAACGCGAAGTATGTGACAGATATGAATGTTGGTTTTTTGGTTGGTAACCCTATCTCGTATAGTTCCGGAAAGGATAAGAACATCGATCCAGTGTTAGAAGTTTACGAAGAAATGGACGTTGTTTCTCACGATACAGAATTAGAAAAAGATTTATCTGTATTCGGCGTTGGTTTGGAACTCCTGTATTTAAGGAAAGTTCCGGGTAAAGAGAATGAAACAGAAATTAGAATTAAAGTAATTGATCCGCGAGGTGTCTTTCTTGTAACCGATGATACCATCGAAAAGAACTCATTATTTGCTGTCCATTACTATGAGAAGTTTGATTTAGCAGGTAAATCTACTGGTTGGCTGTTAAATATTTATACGCCTAAAAATATCATTTCACGCAAGGTGAAAGATTTAGCTTTAAGTGGAATGACGCTAGTTAAAGCTATTCCTCAGTATTTTAATGGAGTACAAGTTATCGAATACCGTAATAACGAAGAGAAACAAGGTGATTTTGAGCAAGCGATAACTTTAATTGATGCTTTAAACGTATTGCAAAGTGACCGCATCAGTGATAAAGAAGCCTTTATTGATGCATTGCTTATTATCTACGGCTTTACACTAGAAGGTAGTGTCAAAGATGGTTTGATCGAGGCGCCTGGTAAAGGGGAAGACGGAGCGGATGCTGAATGGCTGACTAAGACTTTCGATGAGTCCCAAGTACAGATACTCTCTAAATCAATTGAGGACAGTATTCATAAAGTTACTTATGTGCCTAACATGAATGATGAGAACTTTGCTGGCAACATTAGTGGAGAGGCTATGAAATATAAGTTATTTGGCTTGTTGCAGTTAATGTCTATTAAATCACGCTACATGACGAAAGGTTTACGTCAGCGTCTGCAATTAGTTGCGAGTATGCTAAATATTAAAGGTGGAAACGTTGATATCAGTGGAGCTAAAATTAAAATCAAACCTAATTTACCAATTAATACCAGTGACATTATAGATCAAATCGTTAAAGCAATCGATATACTACCCTTAGAAACACTTCTTTCGTGGTTGCCTGATATTGATGATCCAGGTGAAGAAATTAAAAAGCTGATTGAACAAAAGAAACAAAACATTGAATTAGCTAATAAAATGGGTGGACAAGGCGCTAGTCACGACAATTTAGACGACGAACCAGAGGAGGATGAAGATGAAGTATCAGAAGATTGA
- a CDS encoding DUF6096 family protein, translating to MATLLKTKKVYFGGKELVLRLDGKTIVQIENKLNKNLLSLFIDNGKMTFPKTGEMLLILHAANTGHGIKEADMYDLLDIYLGDGNSTTDLMTTIQELLEESGFFGKTEKENENLDGGLVTLEEPEADLEEHSSLLE from the coding sequence ATGGCTACTTTATTGAAAACGAAAAAGGTTTATTTCGGTGGAAAAGAATTGGTGTTACGACTGGATGGAAAGACGATTGTTCAAATTGAGAACAAATTAAACAAGAACTTATTATCACTATTTATTGATAACGGAAAAATGACATTCCCTAAAACAGGCGAAATGCTGTTGATTTTACATGCTGCTAATACCGGTCACGGCATCAAGGAAGCAGATATGTATGACTTATTAGATATTTATTTAGGTGACGGAAACAGTACAACCGACTTAATGACTACTATCCAAGAATTACTGGAAGAATCCGGTTTTTTCGGCAAGACAGAGAAGGAAAACGAGAACCTAGATGGGGGATTAGTAACGCTAGAGGAACCGGAAGCGGATCTAGAGGAACACAGCAGCCTGCTGGAATAA
- a CDS encoding ribosomal-processing cysteine protease Prp codes for MIYVTIEKNEQDEIALFNVEGHAGYAPSGRDIVCAAVSALVVATVNGLEVLTDASIDKAVSSGFTKVFINKPTSSSNILLRSMVMSLEGIQEEYPDNLVINTI; via the coding sequence ATGATCTATGTGACGATTGAAAAGAATGAACAAGATGAAATTGCATTATTTAATGTAGAAGGACATGCCGGTTATGCTCCTTCAGGTAGGGACATTGTTTGTGCGGCTGTTTCTGCATTAGTTGTTGCTACTGTCAATGGGTTGGAAGTGTTGACGGACGCATCAATTGATAAAGCAGTAAGTTCTGGGTTTACTAAAGTATTCATTAATAAACCCACATCAAGTAGTAATATTTTGTTACGATCTATGGTTATGTCACTCGAAGGAATCCAAGAGGAATATCCTGATAACTTGGTAATAAACACTATTTAA